The genome window ACAAAAAGAAAAATTTGGGGTTTTATCAAAAAATCTAAAAATTGGAAAACAATTCTTGCTTAAGATCATTGTATGAATGATACTGTATCCCTACTTTGAGCTGCAGGGGTATAAATTATGAATATTTTTTTGTACAAGTTGATTTACTGATAAATGGCGGTATTTGAAAATTAGTATGTTTAATCCATTAAAGATATTTAAAAACACAAAAGTAGGTCTTGCACTTGGTAGCGGTGGAGCTAAAGGAGTAGCGCACATTGCCGTGCTTGATTATTGTGCAAAAAAAGAAATCCCAGTTTCCATGATTGCTGGTTCAAGCATTGGTGCTGTCATTGGTTCGTTGTATGCATATGGAGCATTATCTGAATTCACTTCGTTTTTAAAATCAGTAAAAAGCAATGATCTGTTTGCATACTTTGATCCTGTGTTCCCAAAAACTGGACTAGTACAGGGCCGGCGTGCAATGGATTTGCTTGCAAAATTTATTCCTAAAAGTGTTGATATTGAAGATTTAAAGCTGCCTATTGCCATTGTTGCTACTGACTTTTATAGTGGTAAACCTGTAGTTTTTAGAAAAGGGAATGTTCTTGATGCCATACGAGCAAGTATCTCAATACCGGGAATTTTTGTTCCGGTTAAATATATGGATACGGTGCTTATAGATGGTGGAGTCAGTAATCCATTACCTGTTGATGTGGTTAAGCAGATGGGTGCTGGCATTACCATAGCTGTTAATCTCCATCCAACAATTAAGATTAAGCGGGCGATAGCTCCTGCAATTGCCAAACCGCCTGCTAAGTCTATAAGTGAAAATTCATCAAATGATATTATTGAACACATGGATACAGAAGCCATTGATACAACAACAGTAGTTACTCAGGCAAAGGGCTGGTTGACGCACGTTAAAAAGTGGCTTGGCATAAAGATTGAAAGTGACAAAAAGATACATGAAGATAGTATGCCCAATATCTTTGAGATAGTAGCCGGAACAATTGACATTATGGAATATATGAACACAACGCTCATGATCACGTATAATAAACCTGATGTGCTGATTGAACCTGACCTTGTCCACATAGGGACACTGGATTTTACAAAAGTTGATTTTCTATTAAATGAAGGTTATACAGCTTGTTTAAGAGTTGAGAAGGAAATAAAACGTAAGGTGTTGCGGTGGATATGATGGCACAAAGCAAGGAACAATTGTTAGAAGATTTACGCAATACTACTATTGGGAATTGTACACGCTGCAAACTTCACGCAACACGTAGTACCATTGTCTTTGGTGAGGGTAATCCTGAAGCCAGCGTTATGTTTATTGGCGAAGGTCCCGGCAAAGATGAAGATGCTCAGGGCAGACCATTTGTTGGGAAAGCAGGACAACTTTTGACTGCTGTCATTGAAAAGGGGATGAAACTGAAACGCAGCGATGTATATATTGCCAATGTGGTTAAATGCAGGCCAACGGTAAATCTGGAGTTAAAACGTGACCGCCCACCCGATGATGAAGAAGTAGCAGCCTGTGGACCATTTTTAAAACGGCAAATAGAAATTATTCATCCAAAAGTAATCGTTACATTGGGCAATCCTTCTACAAAATTTTTAGTAAATCCAAAAGAAGGGATTACAAAGGTGCATGGTGTGTGGCACCTGTATAATAATATTCCTGTCATGCCCACGTTTCATCCTTCATATATTTTACGAAATGGTGGTGATACCAGCCCAATCAAAAGGCTTATGTGGGAAGACATCAAAAAAGTTATTTCATATCTTAATGGTGAAATCACGTTTGAAGATATTTTTGGAAAATCAGGAGTAACCCTGGATATCAGTATAAACGTTGCTGGTGATGAAAAACGTGATGATGAGGTTCAGGGCAGTTTGTTTTAAAATGTTTTGATATTTGGGCAGCCAGAGATTGCGGTGACTATCGCCCATATAATGCTTTTTATAATTGATGATAGCAGAGTGCAAATCATCAATGTATTATATATACTGTTTTTTAATTTTAAACTTTTGTGGGGGTAGTAATATGGCAACAATAGAGGTAAAAGAAATTGACATTACAAACAAAAAGATGATGAAGCAGTTTATCATGCTTCCGTGGACCACAAAGATTTATGAAAATGACCCGGCGTGGGTGCCACCCATCATTGCTGATCAAAAAAAGCTTTTTAATCCAAAGACTGGCTACTTTTACGAAATTGGTGAAGTTGCATATTTTTTAGCGTATAAGGATGGTGTGCCTGTTGGTAGAATCACCGCTCATACTAACAGAATGTATGAAGAAAAATACAACAAAGAAACAGGCTTTTTTGGATTTTATGAAGCTATTGATGATTTAGATGTTGCACGGGCTTCGTTTGCTGCTGCTGAAGAGTGGTTAAAGAAAAAAGGAAAAACGCGTGTTGAAGGGCCCCAGAGTTTTTCCATTTATGACTCGGTTGGCTTTGAAGTGCTGGGTGAGGATATCATGCCGGTGGTAGGGCTTTTCCACTTTGCACCGTATTACAAAAATCATGCAGAAGCGTGTGGCTATACCAAATGCATTGACTGGCATTGTTTTTTAGTGAAAAAAATTGATGATTATAAACCATATTTAAAAGACGTGCGCGAAAACATCATGAAGACGCAGGATGTAAAATATATATACTATAGCCCAAAAGAATTAAAAAAGCGTGCTAAAGAGATTCATGAGATATTTAATAGAGCATGGGATGGTAACTGGGGACATCTGGATTTAACGCAGAAACAGTTTGATATGCTTGTTGATGAATTGAAGTTAGTTGCTGTACCTGAACTTATTGTGTTTGCTGAAAAGGATGGTAAGACAGTTGGGTTTATTGTATCGCTTCCTGATATGAATCCGGCGCTCAAGATTTTAAATGGTCACCTTTATCCATGGCGTTTGATTAAAGCATTGCGCTCAATAAAGAAAGTTAAAAAGATACGTACAATTATCATGGGTGTACTGCCCGAGTACCGTGGTCAGAAAATAGATGATGTGTTTTATCTATACACAATAGAAAATGGTATACGCTTGGGATATGTTGAGTCTGACTGCTCATTAATTGTGGAAACTAACTATAAGATGATTGGAGCCTTAAAGCCTTTAAAAGCAGAGATTTATAAGACATATCGTATATATGAAAAGAAGATATGATTAAAAACACAAAGCTATTACAGGAGTTTGAAAAAGATTTTATTAAGAAGCACCCCTTAAGCTATGATGAATCCCTAAAATTACTTGATGGCATGTGGGAATTAGGAATGAGCCTGGGGGTGCTTCCGCCTAAAGATCCGTGGGAGGGCATTGAAGTTGATATTAATGTTGCAAGGATACTGAATTGTTTAAAGAAATAAAAAGAATTTGTAACGTATTAAATGAAAAAGAAATCCCATACATGCTAGTTAATGGACAGGCTGTATTGCTGTATGGTGAGCCGTGCCTTACGCGCGATATTGATATAACGTTAGGTGTTGATATTGATAGATTAGATGATATTCTTGCTATTGTAAAACAATTACATTTGAAGATTTTACCTGATGATATTGTGAGCTTTGTGAAAGAAACTATGGTATTGCCTGTTTTAGGAACTAATAACGTACGAATTGATTTTATTTTTTCTTTTACTGAGTATGAACACAATGCAATAAAAAGGGCAAAAAAAGTTATATCTGATGACGTAGCAATATGGTATGCTTCAGCTGAAGACGTTATAATTCAAAAAATATTTGCGGGAAGAGAAAGGGATATTGAAGATGTAAAAATTATCATTGCAAAGCAAAAAATAGATGATGCATATATAAAGCATTGGTTAAAAGGGTTGGGCAAATAGTTGATAAAGATTTTATTGCTATCTATGAAAACATGAAAAAACAAAAATAATATTCTCTGTAATCATACATACTGTCTATGAAACGTAATCCTATAAGTGGCCAGACAAGACGTGAAGAAATTGCAAATGTGATAACCCATGGGGTTGGGATTGCTTTAGGTATTGCGGGTCTTTCTATCCTGGTTGTTTTTGCTTCAATGAAAGGCGATCCCTGGAAGATTGTATCATTTTCTGTATATGGTGCTTCTATTGTCATTCTTTACAGCGCTTCAACTATCTATCATTCAATAAAGAATATAACATTGAAAAAGATATTTCAGATTGTTGACCATTCATCGATTTTTATGTTAATAGCGGGTACATATACGCCATTTGTGCTGGTTAACATGCGCGGTCCCTGGGGATGGACACTGTTTGGATTAGTATGGGGGCTTGCAATTATAGGGATTATTATAAAATCATCATTGGGTACAGGTGGGGATAAACTTTCTACTGTGGTGTACTTAGCAATGGGATGGATTATAGTTATTGCTTTTAAAAAGATGATTTCATCTATACCTTTGATGGGAATAATGTGGCTTGTCATTGGAGGATTGTGCTATTCATTAGGTGCGATAGTTTTTTTGTTAGAAAACAAATTGCCGTTTAACCATCCTCTATGGCATCTTTTTGTTCTGGCTGGTACAGTCACACATTTCTTTGGAATACTTTTCTATGTGCTGCCGTATTGAGTAGCGTTTGGACAATTTATAATTTTGTGAATAACAATTTTTACGTTGTAAATAGTGGGGAATGTTGAATATACCGGCCACCTCTAAAAACTCAAAAAGACTTGAAAAAATATAAGATGTATTATTGCTGCATTAAAATATTAATACAGTGAGGTATTGGTGATGACAAAAACGAAAAAAACGACAAAGATCGCTTTTTGAATATCAGGAAAGGGGGACATCTTGAGCGATTAAACGAAATAATACCGTGGGATATATTCAGAGAGGAACTTGAGCGCATATTTTGCAAGGAAGCCAAAGGTCCTGATGGTGCGTCGCATTTTTATTACGTTATGATGTTTAATATTTTCTCTCGCCTCAAACTTAAAGTCGCAAACCAAAAAAGGCTTGACGGGAATTAAAAAGCTTGTATCTTTCTTCAAACCGAATGTTCAAACAGAATGTTTTTTATCCGCAAATATTATATTACGTCGATTATTACAGGTGCACAGGCAATGTGTATATCTGCAATGCGTCTATACTCTCCAAAAATGGAATGATATCCGTATTGTAGATATGAACGAGTTAGATGAAATGCCAAGAGTTTTAAAGAAATTGAAACAACTATGGAGCAATTAAACAAAATTATTGCCTATTGGTATGATTGCATCAAGTATGAAGATATTTTAGAGAAAGACATTTCTATATACGTCAGGAGCAAAGCAGTTCTTTATCCTTTTGATAATGATCCATTTGTTTTTGATAGAAAAGAAAATATTATTTTAGTCTCTGGAGATGAAAGATTAACAACTTTCTCAGAATATATTACGACGCAAGGCTATGAATCTTATTATGGATATCCTGTTCTATTTTATTTTGATAATGACTCAAAAAAATACCTGATTGCACCTCTTTTCATAATTAAGGTGAAATTCATTAGGGAAGGCTGGGAATTATATTTACAAAAAGATGAACAAAATCCTACTTGTGGAATTCAAGCATTTACTAAGCTTGGATTCCGTACCGAGGATATTGCCGATATAAGTGAATCTTTAGAAATATTATTTAGAAGCACTCTCTCAAGTAGTGAAGAATTAGTAAAAAAATGTTTAGAAGTTATCCAGAAAGAGACTGAATTACCCATTAGAGAATCTATTGATCCTTATAAACTAACTAATTCAATAAAATTTTCAAAAAATAACTCACCAGGATTGTACAACAAAAGTTTAGTGTTCGCCGGTGAAAATACTGTTTACAACATCCATCTACTTCAGGATTTACTTGAGTTAAAAAACAGAAATGACTTAGATAAAACGGCTCTTTCATTTATCCTTGAAAATGTCCCTCAGGTTAAAGGAGTTGAGAAGATACCAGTTCTTCCTTTTCCCTCGAATGAGTATCAAGTAAAAGCTTTACAAGACATATTCCAAAATAAATTATCTGTCATTACAGGCCCACCCGGCACTGGTAAAAGCCAATTCATTTCAAATCTGTTGGTCAACTTATTTCTTGATGGGAAATCAGTTCTTTTTGTCAGTCATACCAATGAAGCAGTTGATGTTGTCAATCAAAAAATAAATGAGCAATTTAGAAATTTGATTTTCCGAACAGGAAAAAAGGAATTTCGACAAGAACTTCAAGGAAGATTCAATGAACTAATATTGGCATCTTCAAAGACACCATTAAAAGAGGAATCCCTGGATCAAATACAATCTATGTGGAAAACAATTTTGGAACATCGAAATAAACTTCAGGAACTTGATAAACTTGAACAAAAATTTGAGAGTAGTTATTTGGTTTATAGAGATAGAAAGGTTCTTTTTTATGAATGTGAAGATTCTAATTTAGAACAATCATTTAAGGAATTATCACCCAAGTTAGAGAAACTGAAACTTGTTAAAGGTAAGTTAGAGAATCTTAAAAACAAATTAGATGGTAAACAATTTTCTTTATGGGAGAGTATTATACTTTTCATTCTTCCACAATATATTGAAAGTAAAAAAGAAAAATTGTTTGGTAAATTAAATTCTATCTTGCCGATAAGGACCCTTGTTATCCTTCAAAATTCTCATCAACCAGTTCCAATTAGCAATTGGGATGATCAGGGATGGTTAAAACTGACGGAGTATCTTGAACTATTAAAATGCTTTTTCGAACTTGAAACAATTAGACGGAAACTAGAAACTTTTAAACCACGAATGGTAATTGAACAAGAAATAAGAAGACTGGAAAAGAATTTTTATATCGCTTCAACAAGGTTTATCAAGGACACTTATATTCAAAAAATGCTTGGTAGAGGTGAAAATATTGGAAAGGTAAAGTCCTTTCTGCATCAGGTAGACTCTCACCGACTAAATGATGATAGTATTGAGAGTTATTCGTTTATAAACGCTTTAGATGTTTTGAAGATTTGGGCATCTACTCTAAAGTCAATCAGAAGAACCTTCCCTTTGAGCGCTGGCATTTTTGATTATGTAATTTTTGATGAGGCTTCACAAGTAGATCTCCCTTCAGCAGCACCGGCTCTTTATCGAGCAAAAAGAGCCATTGTTGTTGGTGATCCTATGCAACTTACACATGTTGCTGGTTTAACTCGAGATATAGATAAGGGATTGGCTAAAATACATGGTCTAACAGAAAAGAAAGATATTTATCCTTCCAAGATAAGATATTGCGATGTTTCCATTTATAAATCTGCAGAAAATTCACTAAATCATAAACCTATTCTTTTAACCAACCACTATCGGTCAGAAGATCAAATTATTGCATTATGTAATAAAGTTTTTTACGAGGGGCGTTTGAAAATATTGACTACTCTTGACTTTTCTCGATACCCCAGCAGTTTACCATTAGGTGTTCACTGGATTAATTGCGAGGGCGAAGTCTATAAACATCCTGCAGGGAGTAGAATAAATCAAATTGAGGTTAATTTAGTAAATAAAGTTTTTCAAGATGTATTACAGAAAATTTAGGGGACGGATCTAAGTATAGGTGTTGTAACTCCATACTCCCGCCAACAGGATTCAATACACGAAATGATTTCCAAGTCAACCCCAGCGGAACTTCTTGAGCAACATAATGTAAAAATCCTCACTGCTCATAAATTTCAGGGCTCTGAAAAAGATATAATGATATTTTCTTTAGTCCTGGCATCTCGTGGAAATGGAAATAGTGACAGATGGTATAACATCTATCCTCAGATTTTAAATGTAGCATTATCCCGAGCGAAATATCTTTTATATATCGTAGGGGACAAAAAATTTTGTTACAGGCGAAGTGGTATATTAAAACGATTGGTTGAAACCTATGATGAGGTTAAAAAGCAGGAAAAAACCGAGGAGTATACTCTATTTGAAAAGTTTGATTCGCCAACTGAAAGATTTCTCTTTCAAAAACTACAAGAAATAGACTTTGGTAAACTTGGATATAAATTGATTCCAAAGTTAGTGGTTAAAAGATATACTCTTGATTTTGCACTTGTAGGTAAGAAAAAAATTGATATTGAGTGTGATGGGTACCAACATGAAATTATCGAAGGTCTTCCAGTGTTAGAAGATGTTGAAAGAGACGAATTTTTAACAGAAGAAGGTTGGCAAGTTTTACGATTTACTAATCATAAAGTTTTGTCTCAAATCAATAATGTAATTGGGAAAATATTGGAAAATCTATGAGCGCGGCACTTCATCTAACACAGCATAAAATGTTCGTGCCTGATGGCACTCACCCAAATTTTTGCTTCGCAAAAACTTCTTTTATGCTGAAGCCGTTGTCCGCAATACGGCGCTATACTTTATGGAATGCCGGCTGGAAGAAAAAGGAAAACTAAATTGAAAAAATATTTATCATATTTATTATCAACTTCACTTTTTATAGGAATAAGTATTTTAGCTTATTTTAAAATATTTTATTCAAATAAGATTTGGATTAATTCATTTACTAACTATGATGTAATAATTGTTGTTCTCTATTTGCTTTGGATGATTTATGAAGTTAAGGTATCCCATAACGATGTTAAGCAAGAAATTGTTGTTTCAGATTATGGTACACGTGAATTTTATGGCTTTAGTCATGCTTTAACTATTTTATCTGCTTTATGGTTTAATTCTATATGGCAAAGGCCTGGGATATACCATATTATTGGTCTTATTATTTTTTTATTTGGCATTTTATACCGGATATGAGCAATACATACATTAGGAGAATTTTATTCACATATTGTCAGAAAAATAGATGGTCATAAAATCATAGATACTGGACCATATAAATTTATAAGGCATCCTGCTTACACTGGAATGATAACAGCTCATATTGGTATTACTATTTTTTATTTTAATTTTGTAACTTTAGCAATATTAATCGTATTATTAATTCCATCGATTATTCTTAGAATTATCATTGAAGAAAAAACATTGAAAACAATAGAAGGCTATGAAGAATTTTCTAAAAATCGAAAAAGAATTTATCCATTTATTTGGTAAAATTTATTGTGTGAATCTGCCTACGCCCTCCTTGGCCTTCGGCAGACCTACTCAATGAGCACCGTACTGCGCACAAAACGGGGTAAGCGTTTCGTCGCTGCGCTCCTCGGGCTTCGCCACATTGCGCCCCAAAAGCGGGCGCAACGTCGCCTGCCCCGGAAACGTTATATGCAATGCCCATTAAAATTAGGAGGAGTAGATTATGAAAGAATGTTTTATCAGATTTATGGCACCTGTAATGCCTCAAACCACCGATCAATTATTTAGAATTATCGATAACAAGATTAGTCAAAAATATGAAAAGTTGAATTTACTAATTTCATCGCCTGGTGGGTCAGTTTTTCATGGTATTTCATTATACAACTTTTTAAAAGGTGCACCTATCGAAGTATGGACATATAATTTTGGAAGCGTTGATTCAATTGGCGTTGTTATATTTTGCTCGGGTAGAAAAAGGATTTCTGTTCCTCATGCACGATTTTTAATTCATGGCGTTAGATTTAATTTTTCAGGTAATGCAAGTTTTGATGAGAAACAGATTGAAGAACATTTAAAGAGCTTAAAGATTGACCAACAAAACATCGCAAGAATTATAGCAGATACAACACAAAAACCAACCCACAAAGTTGAAGAAGATATGAATAACAGAACTACTTTAAATCCTAACGAAGCAAAAGACTATGGATTAGTTCATGAAATTCAATCTCAACTCTTTCCTATTGATGCTGACCTCAGTGTAATTGTCGAGAATGTTCAGCAAATGCCTCAAGGCATTCCATTTGGTATAACAATACCGCCAATGCAGGCATTTACGAGGTCTCAAGATTTAGATATTGGTACTTTTTAATAAAATGGGCACAGCGTATAACAGCGGCTATACACCATTAAAACGGCGCATAGCCGCGGAACGTTAGGCGACATTTTGCTTGACGGAATTTAAATAGATGAAAGGAGGTATAAATAATATGAACATTCCAAACCGTGAGGGATTTCTTAAAGGCTGCGAGGAATTTGAAAAACATGAGAAGCGTGATTCTATGTACAAAGTAGCAACTTTCCTCGTATCTCATTTTTGGGGCAAGCCTTCGGATATGGCAGATGGATTAGGTGTATTGTTGTTAACATGGAATCAGGCATTTTATAGATATGGAATTTTCGATTTCGATAAACTGGAAGAATGCATAAAAGTGAATTTCCGAAAGATTGAAAACTTCAGAAACAGAGATATTTCTAGTTTATCAAATTCCGATGAAGAGGATATAAAGGATTTATTCAATAAGTTTCTTGTAGCCTTGCAAATTGATTCGGGGAAAAATCAGGGGAGAAAAAGCCCTGTGGCAGTGGCTAAAGCTCTACATCTCTTAGCCCCTAAGTTCTTTCCTCTTTGGGACGATAAAATAGCACGAGCCTACGGGTACTACTATAATGAGAATCCTGCGGAAAGATATGTCTCATTTTGCAAGAAAACAAAAGCCATCGCGCATGAAGTTAAAAACTACAGTAATCGCTCAGATAAAACACTTATCAAGTTAATAGATGAATATAATTACTCGAAATATACACAAGGATGGATTTAGAAAATGAACCGCCAAGCAAAATGCTTCGCCACTATCGTGGCTCGCCCTTCGGATCGCCTAACAGCGGCTAAAAGGATTCGTTTCACTACGCCCAAATTGCCTTCGGCAACTTCTTGAACTCGCAGAACGTTATGGGCAATTTTAAGAATATTAATATAAAAAGGAATAATTATGAATCTAATACACAAATTGTATGACAAAAAAGTGAAAGCATTTAATCTTTTATTCGAGATTAATTTAAATGATTATCTTGCGATTGCAGACAAAATATTCAAGAAAAATCAATTTCAAAGACGAAGAGTAAAATCGTCTTCAACAGTATATAGTTTATTAAAACAAGATTTAATGGTTGGTTGTATTATTCCTCCCATTGTTTTGGCACTATCAAAGCAAGATAAAAAAATTACAGAAGAAGAAATAAATAAATATGCGGAAAAAGAGTTAGCAAATGTTATAATAGAAAACATTGAATCTTTAATTATCCTGGATGGACTGCAAAGGACTTATACAATCAAAGATCTATTTTCCGAATTAAAAAGTAAAGGTGATCAAGATACTTTAGAAAAAGTAAAAAAACATCTTATTAGAATTGAGATTTATTTTGGGATTGACAAGCTTGGTATTTTATACAGAATGCTAACTCTTAATACGGGGCAAACACCAA of Spirochaetota bacterium contains these proteins:
- a CDS encoding patatin-like phospholipase family protein; translated protein: MFNPLKIFKNTKVGLALGSGGAKGVAHIAVLDYCAKKEIPVSMIAGSSIGAVIGSLYAYGALSEFTSFLKSVKSNDLFAYFDPVFPKTGLVQGRRAMDLLAKFIPKSVDIEDLKLPIAIVATDFYSGKPVVFRKGNVLDAIRASISIPGIFVPVKYMDTVLIDGGVSNPLPVDVVKQMGAGITIAVNLHPTIKIKRAIAPAIAKPPAKSISENSSNDIIEHMDTEAIDTTTVVTQAKGWLTHVKKWLGIKIESDKKIHEDSMPNIFEIVAGTIDIMEYMNTTLMITYNKPDVLIEPDLVHIGTLDFTKVDFLLNEGYTACLRVEKEIKRKVLRWI
- a CDS encoding GNAT family N-acetyltransferase, which produces MATIEVKEIDITNKKMMKQFIMLPWTTKIYENDPAWVPPIIADQKKLFNPKTGYFYEIGEVAYFLAYKDGVPVGRITAHTNRMYEEKYNKETGFFGFYEAIDDLDVARASFAAAEEWLKKKGKTRVEGPQSFSIYDSVGFEVLGEDIMPVVGLFHFAPYYKNHAEACGYTKCIDWHCFLVKKIDDYKPYLKDVRENIMKTQDVKYIYYSPKELKKRAKEIHEIFNRAWDGNWGHLDLTQKQFDMLVDELKLVAVPELIVFAEKDGKTVGFIVSLPDMNPALKILNGHLYPWRLIKALRSIKKVKKIRTIIMGVLPEYRGQKIDDVFYLYTIENGIRLGYVESDCSLIVETNYKMIGALKPLKAEIYKTYRIYEKKI
- a CDS encoding DUF6036 family nucleotidyltransferase, yielding MFKEIKRICNVLNEKEIPYMLVNGQAVLLYGEPCLTRDIDITLGVDIDRLDDILAIVKQLHLKILPDDIVSFVKETMVLPVLGTNNVRIDFIFSFTEYEHNAIKRAKKVISDDVAIWYASAEDVIIQKIFAGRERDIEDVKIIIAKQKIDDAYIKHWLKGLGK
- a CDS encoding hemolysin III family protein, which translates into the protein MKRNPISGQTRREEIANVITHGVGIALGIAGLSILVVFASMKGDPWKIVSFSVYGASIVILYSASTIYHSIKNITLKKIFQIVDHSSIFMLIAGTYTPFVLVNMRGPWGWTLFGLVWGLAIIGIIIKSSLGTGGDKLSTVVYLAMGWIIVIAFKKMISSIPLMGIMWLVIGGLCYSLGAIVFLLENKLPFNHPLWHLFVLAGTVTHFFGILFYVLPY
- a CDS encoding isoprenylcysteine carboxylmethyltransferase family protein, with the protein product MHTLGEFYSHIVRKIDGHKIIDTGPYKFIRHPAYTGMITAHIGITIFYFNFVTLAILIVLLIPSIILRIIIEEKTLKTIEGYEEFSKNRKRIYPFIW
- a CDS encoding ATP-dependent Clp protease proteolytic subunit, with product MKECFIRFMAPVMPQTTDQLFRIIDNKISQKYEKLNLLISSPGGSVFHGISLYNFLKGAPIEVWTYNFGSVDSIGVVIFCSGRKRISVPHARFLIHGVRFNFSGNASFDEKQIEEHLKSLKIDQQNIARIIADTTQKPTHKVEEDMNNRTTLNPNEAKDYGLVHEIQSQLFPIDADLSVIVENVQQMPQGIPFGITIPPMQAFTRSQDLDIGTF